A genomic stretch from uncultured Pseudodesulfovibrio sp. includes:
- the uvrA gene encoding excinuclease ABC subunit UvrA has translation MTQTTDKKSIHIEGARHHNLKDLTLDIPRDQLVVVCGPSGSGKSTLAFDIVYAEGQRRYVESLSAYARQFLPQMDKPDVDKVEGLSPAISLEQQTATRNPRSTVGTVTEVYDFLRVFYARLGKFYCPKCGQAIAAQTIDEIVHTILGMEQGTKFMLLAPLVEHQKGTHKDLFAKLKKEGFVRVRIGGQMYTLDDVPELEKHKKHTIELVVDRLVIKEGIKKRLTDSVELALERGDERMIVAVIGGDTPGDIFMSTLSTCPSCKISMPRLTPQLFSFNSPQGACPTCNGIGTVEYFEPDLIAPNKGLSLNDGGVIPWKSAYRQEQYGPKLKKLCKEHGVTLDSPLSDFSAEAWDDLFYGNPKVGWQGIVPILEYGQMQSGVWDHWTARFQQSRPCPDCEGARLKPEALAVRVADKNMYEFASMSIQRALDWLNELEFNGHDTLISEPLLKELTHKLGFMVNVGLEYLSLGRNMGTLSGGEAQRIRLASQLGSGLVGVTYVLDEPSIGLHPRDNQRLLDTLRSLQRRGNTVLVVEHDEETIREADHVIEIGPSSGWLGGEIVFQGPVDKLLKADSLTAKYLRGDMFIEPPKNRRKAKEFITLRNVQTNNLKNLDVEIPLGVMTCVTGVSGSGKSSLVMDSMYKHLLLHRGQKANNPGKIGGIDGLDKIEKVISIDQTPIGRTPRSNPATYTKIFDEIRKIFTGSKEARKRGYQPGRFSFNVKGGRCEACKGDGQIRVEMHFLPDVYVTCEACKGKRYNAQTLEVEYRGKNIADVLNLTVRQAREFFANHPSLMRKLDVLAEVGLEYLRLGQPATTLSGGEAQRIKISRELGKRKLPGALYILDEPTTGLHMHEVGKLIRVLHALVDKNATVIVIEHNTDVIMASDHVLDLGPGGGEHGGQIIASGTPEEILANPQVRPVSF, from the coding sequence ATGACCCAAACAACAGACAAGAAATCCATTCATATAGAAGGCGCCCGTCACCATAATCTCAAGGACCTGACGCTGGATATCCCCCGCGATCAACTGGTCGTCGTGTGCGGTCCTTCCGGTTCGGGCAAGTCCACCCTCGCGTTTGACATCGTCTATGCTGAAGGCCAGAGGCGCTACGTTGAATCCCTGTCGGCGTATGCCCGCCAGTTCCTTCCACAGATGGACAAACCGGACGTGGACAAGGTCGAGGGGCTGTCGCCTGCCATATCTTTGGAACAGCAGACCGCTACGCGTAATCCTCGTTCCACGGTCGGCACCGTGACGGAAGTGTATGACTTCCTGCGTGTCTTTTACGCTCGGCTCGGCAAATTTTACTGTCCCAAATGCGGGCAAGCTATCGCGGCCCAGACCATTGACGAGATCGTGCACACCATTCTCGGCATGGAGCAGGGGACCAAGTTCATGTTGCTGGCTCCGCTGGTTGAGCATCAGAAAGGAACGCACAAGGACTTGTTCGCCAAACTCAAGAAAGAGGGTTTCGTGCGAGTGCGTATCGGCGGACAGATGTATACTCTCGACGACGTGCCGGAGCTTGAAAAACACAAGAAGCACACCATTGAACTGGTGGTGGATCGACTTGTCATCAAGGAAGGCATCAAGAAGCGACTCACTGATTCCGTGGAACTCGCCCTTGAGCGGGGCGACGAGCGTATGATCGTTGCCGTGATCGGTGGCGATACCCCCGGCGACATCTTCATGTCCACGCTGTCCACCTGTCCGTCCTGCAAGATTTCCATGCCGCGTCTGACCCCGCAGCTTTTTTCCTTCAACTCGCCGCAGGGTGCATGTCCCACCTGTAACGGTATCGGCACTGTCGAATATTTCGAGCCTGATCTCATTGCCCCCAACAAGGGGCTTTCCCTGAATGACGGCGGCGTGATCCCATGGAAGTCCGCTTACCGGCAGGAGCAGTACGGACCGAAACTCAAGAAACTGTGCAAGGAGCATGGTGTCACCTTGGACTCCCCGCTGTCCGATTTTTCTGCCGAGGCGTGGGATGATCTGTTCTACGGCAACCCCAAGGTCGGTTGGCAAGGTATTGTCCCTATTCTTGAATATGGACAGATGCAGTCCGGTGTCTGGGATCATTGGACCGCCCGGTTCCAGCAGTCGCGCCCGTGTCCTGATTGTGAGGGTGCGCGCCTCAAGCCCGAGGCTTTGGCTGTGCGTGTTGCTGACAAGAACATGTACGAATTTGCGTCCATGTCCATACAGCGTGCGCTCGACTGGTTGAATGAACTTGAATTCAACGGGCATGACACGCTCATTTCCGAGCCGTTGCTCAAGGAACTCACTCACAAGCTCGGCTTCATGGTCAACGTCGGCCTTGAATATCTGTCTCTGGGCCGCAATATGGGCACCTTGTCCGGCGGCGAGGCGCAGCGTATCCGCCTGGCGTCCCAGCTCGGTTCCGGTCTGGTCGGCGTGACCTACGTTCTTGACGAGCCGTCCATAGGTCTGCACCCCCGCGATAACCAGCGTCTTCTCGACACGCTCCGGTCCCTGCAACGCCGAGGCAACACTGTACTCGTTGTCGAGCATGACGAGGAGACCATCCGTGAGGCTGACCATGTTATCGAGATCGGTCCCAGTTCAGGCTGGCTCGGTGGTGAAATCGTCTTTCAAGGTCCGGTGGACAAACTGCTCAAGGCAGATTCGCTGACTGCCAAATACCTGCGCGGTGACATGTTTATCGAGCCGCCGAAAAACCGCCGCAAAGCCAAGGAGTTTATTACGCTCCGTAACGTGCAGACCAACAACCTCAAGAATCTCGACGTGGAGATCCCCCTCGGGGTCATGACCTGCGTGACCGGCGTGTCCGGCTCCGGCAAGTCCTCGCTCGTCATGGATTCCATGTATAAGCATCTGCTGTTGCATCGTGGACAGAAAGCTAACAACCCCGGCAAGATCGGCGGTATCGACGGACTCGACAAGATTGAAAAGGTCATTTCCATAGACCAGACGCCGATCGGTCGTACACCGCGTTCCAACCCGGCCACCTACACCAAGATTTTTGACGAAATCAGGAAGATATTTACCGGCTCGAAAGAAGCCCGCAAGCGTGGCTATCAGCCCGGTCGATTCTCTTTCAACGTCAAGGGTGGTCGGTGCGAAGCCTGTAAGGGTGACGGACAGATTCGGGTCGAGATGCATTTCCTTCCGGATGTCTATGTCACCTGCGAAGCCTGTAAGGGTAAGCGGTATAACGCCCAGACACTCGAAGTGGAATACAGGGGCAAGAATATCGCCGACGTGCTCAACCTGACCGTGCGGCAGGCTCGTGAGTTCTTTGCTAATCATCCTTCCCTCATGCGGAAACTCGACGTGCTCGCCGAAGTCGGGCTCGAATATCTCCGCCTCGGGCAGCCCGCGACAACCCTTTCCGGCGGTGAGGCCCAGCGCATAAAAATCTCCCGCGAGCTCGGCAAGCGCAAGCTCCCCGGCGCACTCTACATTCTCGACGAGCCGACGACCGGCCTGCACATGCACGAGGTCGGTAAGCTCATCCGCGTCCTGCATGCCTTGGTAGACAAGAATGCCACCGTCATCGTCATCGAGCACAATACGGATGTCATCATGGCCTCCGACCATGTTCTCGATCTCGGTCCCGGCGGCGGTGAACACGGCGGCCAGATAATCGCCAGCGGGACGCCGGAAGAAATACTCGCCAACCCGCAAGTGCGACCGGTCAGTTTCTGA
- a CDS encoding HD domain-containing phosphohydrolase, whose amino-acid sequence MVLTIVTLATFMKDEHDTLVAVGLGAMLHDIGKLELPQNIFINKYETLNREGKDLVKSHPALGVGYCSSLPLPQETLQCILFHHEREDGTGYPSGSTGNFLPPYVKVLAMCNLYDNLVTGKYGRKKTPFEALTHIRSMRSAFDQEMLKRLISVLARADIA is encoded by the coding sequence ATGGTCCTGACCATCGTCACCCTCGCCACATTCATGAAAGATGAACACGACACACTCGTTGCCGTGGGTTTGGGAGCCATGCTTCATGACATAGGCAAGCTGGAACTCCCCCAGAATATCTTCATCAACAAGTACGAGACCCTGAATCGCGAAGGAAAAGATCTCGTCAAGTCTCACCCCGCCCTCGGCGTCGGGTACTGCTCGTCGCTCCCGCTGCCGCAGGAAACACTCCAGTGCATTCTGTTCCACCACGAACGGGAAGACGGCACAGGCTATCCATCCGGTTCCACAGGCAACTTTCTTCCGCCCTACGTCAAGGTTCTGGCTATGTGCAACCTGTATGACAACCTGGTCACCGGGAAATACGGCAGAAAGAAAACGCCTTTCGAAGCCCTGACACATATCCGTTCCATGCGCAGCGCCTTTGACCAGGAAATGCTCAAACGGCTGATCTCGGTACTTGCCAGAGCTGACATAGCATAG
- a CDS encoding DUF4911 domain-containing protein, with the protein MKKSSRNNPRKRICPPPPQTSARTYIRVNTADIGMFRFLLEGYDNLGIFTVVNKFKGILMLRYSPHLKREAKAFLKAAATEMELEILPNY; encoded by the coding sequence ATGAAGAAAAGTTCACGCAACAACCCCAGAAAAAGAATCTGCCCTCCCCCGCCGCAGACCTCGGCCCGTACCTATATCCGTGTTAACACCGCTGATATCGGCATGTTCCGATTTCTGTTGGAAGGGTATGACAACCTTGGAATATTCACGGTAGTGAACAAATTCAAGGGGATATTGATGTTGCGGTACAGTCCGCACCTCAAGCGCGAGGCAAAGGCTTTTTTGAAAGCGGCTGCCACTGAAATGGAGTTGGAGATTTTACCGAATTATTAA
- a CDS encoding PqqD family protein — MPLFKKKSPEPVISRAEALSMVPVKNRAVEEILLPDGMVRLAYPLAIKPWFGHLAEKVGMWDKKPMVKQVELDELGTFVWERIDGMRSVQQIAAELAVFYEVQLREAELSVTAFIKTIGQRGIIGLK, encoded by the coding sequence ATGCCCTTGTTCAAGAAGAAATCGCCTGAGCCTGTCATATCGCGCGCTGAGGCTCTGAGTATGGTCCCTGTAAAAAACAGGGCCGTGGAAGAGATTCTGCTTCCAGATGGCATGGTTCGCCTGGCGTATCCTTTGGCGATAAAGCCGTGGTTCGGGCATCTGGCAGAGAAGGTCGGTATGTGGGACAAGAAGCCCATGGTCAAGCAGGTCGAGCTGGATGAACTCGGGACATTTGTCTGGGAACGGATTGATGGTATGCGATCTGTCCAGCAGATTGCCGCTGAACTTGCGGTGTTTTACGAGGTACAGCTTCGTGAGGCGGAGTTGAGTGTGACGGCGTTTATTAAAACTATCGGGCAGCGTGGGATTATCGGGTTGAAATAG